A window of Dorea formicigenerans contains these coding sequences:
- a CDS encoding CCA tRNA nucleotidyltransferase, whose protein sequence is MENRKIVLPENVKKIIETLQTHGYEAYAVGGCVRDSVLGRIPQDWDITTSAMPQETKTLFDKTFDTGIEHGTITVLLDHEGYEVTTYRIDGKYEDNRHPKEVTFTRSLKEDLLRRDFTINAMAYNDADGLVDIFGGMEDLKKGVIRCVGDATARFSEDALRILRGIRFAAQLGFEIDDEARMAMKELAPTLRKISAERIQVELVKTLVSDRPDMLRTAYELGITKQFLPEFDLLMKTEQETPHHMYNVGEHTLHALMRVRPDRILRITMLLHDMGKPEYKTMDETGQAHFKKHAIGSEHIAKEILKRLKFDNETIRTVARLVLYHDYRMPAEAKNVRRAMNKIGEDIFEYYMEVRRADVLAQSTYLRERKLKNLDDIEILYAKIKEAKQCVSLKELAVSGSDLIAIGIKPGKEIGEILNRLLEMVIEDPELNQKEILLKKATI, encoded by the coding sequence ATGGAAAACCGGAAGATTGTATTACCTGAGAATGTGAAAAAGATTATAGAGACGCTTCAGACACATGGTTATGAGGCTTATGCGGTCGGAGGATGTGTACGGGATTCCGTATTGGGACGAATTCCTCAAGATTGGGATATTACAACTTCTGCGATGCCTCAGGAAACAAAAACATTGTTTGATAAGACATTTGATACAGGGATTGAGCATGGAACAATTACAGTTTTGCTCGATCATGAAGGATACGAGGTGACGACCTATCGAATTGATGGAAAATATGAAGATAACAGACATCCGAAGGAGGTTACATTTACTAGGTCGTTAAAAGAGGATCTTCTCCGGCGAGATTTTACAATCAATGCGATGGCATATAATGATGCAGATGGACTTGTAGATATTTTTGGCGGAATGGAAGATTTGAAAAAAGGAGTTATTCGCTGTGTGGGAGATGCAACGGCAAGATTTTCGGAAGATGCTTTGCGTATATTAAGAGGAATACGGTTTGCGGCACAGCTTGGATTTGAAATTGATGACGAGGCGAGAATGGCTATGAAAGAGCTGGCTCCAACGCTTCGGAAAATTAGTGCAGAGCGAATTCAGGTGGAATTGGTAAAAACATTAGTTTCTGATAGACCGGATATGTTACGGACAGCTTATGAACTTGGAATTACAAAGCAGTTTTTGCCGGAATTTGATCTTCTTATGAAGACGGAACAGGAGACGCCACACCATATGTACAATGTAGGGGAGCATACATTACATGCATTAATGAGGGTGCGTCCGGATAGAATATTACGTATTACAATGTTGCTTCATGACATGGGGAAACCTGAGTACAAGACTATGGATGAGACGGGACAGGCACATTTTAAAAAACATGCAATTGGTAGTGAGCATATTGCCAAAGAAATTTTAAAAAGATTAAAATTTGATAATGAGACAATTCGAACTGTTGCAAGGCTGGTGCTTTATCATGATTATCGTATGCCGGCAGAAGCGAAAAATGTAAGGAGAGCCATGAATAAGATTGGCGAAGACATTTTCGAATATTATATGGAAGTGAGACGTGCGGATGTGTTAGCACAGAGTACATATTTGCGGGAACGAAAACTAAAAAATCTAGATGATATAGAAATACTGTATGCAAAAATTAAAGAGGCGAAGCAATGTGTTTCATTGAAAGAACTGGCTGTAAGTGGTAGCGATTTGATAGCTATTGGAATTAAGCCAGGAAAAGAAATTGGTGAAATATTGAATCGATTACTGGAAATGGTTATAGAAGATCCAGAATTGAATCAGAAAGAAATTTTACTGAAAAAAGCTACAATTTAA
- the proS gene encoding proline--tRNA ligase — MAKDKKLVKNITSRDEDFAQWYTDVVREAQLCDYSSVKGCLNYLPNGFAIWELIKADLDRRFKETGVENVYLPCLIPEALLEKEADHIEGFAPEVAWVTHGGMERLQERFCVRPTSETLFCDLWARTVQSYRDLPKVWNQWCSVLRWEKTTRPFLRSREFLWQEGHTIHATYEEAEQRTIQMWQIYKDFYKETMAVPFVAGRKAEHEKFAGAQDTYTVEALMHDGKALQSATSHFFGSGFPEAFGIQYIDKDNQLKNVYETSWGLSTRSIGALIMVHGDDDGLVIPPHLAPVECRVIPIAQHKEGVLEKANELLDELKKAGYRVKIDDSEKSPGWKFSEQEILGIPTRIEIGPKDIENNQVVVVRRDTREKIVVSLDEITTKLREILETIQQDMYNKAEEFLKAHIDTAVTMDEMKEKFAANRGFVKACWCGDPVCEGEVKYETGGAATRCLIEDEPMISDKCIYCGKPAKHMAYWGKSY, encoded by the coding sequence ATGGCAAAGGATAAGAAATTAGTAAAAAATATCACATCACGTGATGAAGATTTCGCACAGTGGTATACAGACGTTGTGCGAGAAGCACAGTTATGTGATTATTCAAGCGTAAAAGGATGCTTGAACTACCTTCCAAATGGATTTGCAATCTGGGAGCTTATAAAAGCTGACCTTGACAGAAGATTTAAAGAGACAGGTGTAGAAAATGTATATCTTCCATGCCTGATTCCAGAAGCACTTCTTGAGAAAGAAGCAGATCATATCGAAGGATTTGCACCAGAAGTAGCATGGGTAACACACGGTGGAATGGAGAGACTCCAGGAGAGATTTTGCGTAAGACCTACATCTGAGACATTGTTCTGTGACTTATGGGCAAGAACAGTACAGTCTTACAGAGATTTACCAAAAGTATGGAATCAGTGGTGCTCCGTACTTCGCTGGGAGAAGACAACGAGACCATTCCTTCGTTCCAGAGAATTCTTATGGCAGGAAGGCCACACGATTCATGCAACATATGAAGAGGCTGAACAAAGAACAATCCAGATGTGGCAGATTTACAAAGACTTCTACAAAGAGACAATGGCTGTACCATTTGTAGCAGGTAGAAAAGCAGAGCATGAGAAATTTGCAGGAGCTCAGGATACTTATACAGTAGAAGCACTGATGCACGACGGAAAAGCACTGCAGTCCGCAACAAGCCATTTCTTTGGAAGCGGATTTCCGGAGGCATTTGGAATTCAGTATATCGACAAAGACAATCAGCTTAAGAATGTTTACGAGACATCATGGGGATTGTCCACAAGAAGTATCGGAGCGCTTATCATGGTTCACGGTGACGATGACGGACTTGTTATCCCACCGCACCTTGCACCAGTTGAGTGTCGCGTAATTCCAATTGCTCAGCACAAAGAAGGAGTACTGGAAAAAGCAAATGAATTGCTTGATGAGCTGAAAAAAGCCGGATACAGAGTGAAGATTGATGATTCAGAGAAGAGTCCGGGATGGAAATTCTCAGAGCAGGAGATTCTCGGAATCCCAACACGTATTGAAATCGGACCAAAAGACATTGAAAATAATCAGGTTGTAGTAGTACGTCGAGATACCCGCGAGAAGATTGTTGTGTCCTTAGATGAAATAACAACAAAACTTCGTGAGATTCTTGAAACAATCCAGCAGGATATGTACAATAAGGCAGAAGAGTTCCTGAAAGCACACATCGATACAGCAGTAACGATGGACGAGATGAAAGAAAAATTCGCAGCAAACCGCGGATTCGTAAAAGCATGTTGGTGTGGAGATCCAGTATGTGAAGGCGAAGTGAAATATGAGACAGGCGGAGCTGCTACAAGATGTTTGATCGAAGATGAACCGATGATCTCTGATAAATGTATTTATTGCGGAAAACCAGCAAAACATATGGCATATTGGGGAAAATCTTACTAG
- a CDS encoding carbohydrate ABC transporter permease → MKKVINKIFIYIFMLIIIFISVIPFVYMVMMSFKSTTNAYDFDFSLEKLTLMQYQKIFSLANFPNYVFNSVFVAVVGVILTVTVCSLAGYAFAKMDFKGNDKLFIFLIMTMVVPSEVIIIPLFLIIKNLGWLNTFKALILPLPTAFGVFIMRQAILDIPDDLINAAKIDGCGRLRIFFKVVLPMVKSSIIALSIFTFVGAWNNFLWPMVSCSKQEMKTLPLALGMMKTLYNTDVGLTMACAVINFLPPFIFYVFMQSKFKEGMTLSGIKG, encoded by the coding sequence ATGAAAAAAGTAATTAATAAGATCTTCATATATATATTTATGTTGATTATTATATTTATCAGTGTGATTCCATTTGTTTATATGGTAATGATGTCTTTTAAATCAACAACGAATGCTTATGATTTTGATTTTTCATTGGAAAAGCTGACACTGATGCAGTATCAGAAAATTTTTTCCCTGGCTAATTTTCCAAATTACGTATTTAACAGCGTGTTTGTTGCAGTTGTCGGTGTAATTCTTACGGTAACAGTATGTTCACTGGCAGGGTATGCATTTGCAAAGATGGATTTTAAAGGAAATGATAAGTTGTTCATCTTTTTAATCATGACAATGGTCGTTCCGTCAGAGGTTATTATTATTCCGTTATTTTTGATTATTAAGAATCTGGGTTGGTTAAACACTTTTAAAGCGCTGATCCTGCCATTGCCAACAGCATTTGGCGTATTTATTATGCGGCAGGCCATTCTGGATATTCCGGATGACCTGATCAATGCGGCTAAAATAGATGGCTGTGGACGTTTGCGTATTTTCTTTAAAGTGGTATTGCCGATGGTGAAATCATCTATTATAGCCCTGTCTATTTTTACATTTGTCGGAGCATGGAACAACTTTTTATGGCCGATGGTGTCTTGTTCAAAACAGGAAATGAAGACGTTGCCATTGGCACTTGGTATGATGAAGACATTGTATAATACAGATGTAGGTCTAACTATGGCATGTGCAGTTATCAATTTCCTGCCACCATTTATTTTCTATGTATTTATGCAGAGTAAATTCAAAGAAGGAATGACGTTGAGTGGAATCAAAGGATAG
- a CDS encoding carbohydrate ABC transporter permease — protein sequence MNKKKIANLAPYGYITPITVILIGFVIVSVIISIVLSFTRYNIMTPPTFYGLKNYERLVTDTKFMKALFNTLKLMVMIVPLQMILSLIVSVFLVSHRHMLIGKIANSVIFIPVLCSNAATGVIWRELLNGKIPAVETFFGLFGIKASMLLGNAKTALAVVAAVAIWKMLGYYVVIYSSGLLGISESFYEAAKVDGAGTVTRFFRITLPMLKPTIILAVFLSITSSLQCFDLIYTMTGGGPNNASTTLVIYAYSLCFAGSSSAGYAMAVSNILFVVILVIAMLQRGMMKREASEI from the coding sequence ATGAATAAAAAGAAAATAGCAAATCTGGCACCATATGGTTATATTACGCCGATTACAGTAATCCTGATCGGCTTTGTTATTGTGTCAGTCATCATATCAATTGTACTTAGTTTTACAAGATATAATATCATGACACCGCCAACATTTTATGGATTGAAGAACTATGAGAGGCTGGTAACAGATACAAAGTTTATGAAAGCACTTTTTAACACATTAAAATTAATGGTTATGATCGTGCCGTTACAAATGATTTTATCCCTCATAGTTTCTGTATTTTTGGTTAGTCATCGCCATATGTTAATTGGCAAGATTGCAAATAGTGTTATTTTCATTCCGGTACTTTGTTCCAATGCGGCAACAGGTGTTATCTGGAGAGAATTGCTGAACGGAAAAATTCCGGCAGTAGAAACATTTTTTGGCTTGTTTGGGATCAAGGCATCTATGTTGCTTGGAAATGCTAAGACAGCACTGGCGGTTGTTGCAGCAGTGGCCATTTGGAAAATGTTAGGGTATTATGTAGTTATTTATTCTTCAGGGTTACTTGGGATTTCAGAGTCATTTTATGAAGCTGCAAAAGTAGACGGTGCGGGAACAGTGACAAGATTTTTTCGGATAACATTGCCAATGTTGAAACCGACGATTATATTAGCAGTGTTCTTATCAATTACCTCATCATTACAGTGCTTTGATTTGATTTACACAATGACGGGTGGCGGACCGAATAATGCATCTACAACATTGGTGATTTATGCATATTCATTGTGCTTTGCAGGTTCCAGCTCCGCGGGATATGCAATGGCAGTTTCCAATATATTATTTGTTGTAATTCTGGTTATAGCAATGTTGCAGCGTGGAATGATGAAGCGTGAAGCATCAGAGATATAG
- a CDS encoding transposase: MPRRARRESATGFYHIVSRGLDRENIFGEKREKTRFLNLLKDNLKDCNIEIYAYCVMSNHFHLLAKAEKEIMPIFMAKVLGRYAKYYNYKHDRTGYVFENRYNTQCIEDERYFWSCLRYIHMNPVKAKICSNIMQYEHSSMREYTGKRKNREVLCEKALKLYEEKFKDGTSIGTFHQEKDENVFLDTEEEEYRQYVELAWEILWNMQEQRQLQGLEILQFVESRVQFENAVKEKLGVSKSYVKRIRKQIEGELYTIQNGTG; this comes from the coding sequence ATGCCGAGAAGAGCAAGGCGTGAAAGTGCAACGGGTTTTTATCATATTGTATCCAGAGGTTTGGATCGGGAAAATATTTTCGGTGAAAAACGCGAAAAAACCAGGTTTTTGAATTTGCTTAAAGACAATTTAAAAGATTGTAATATTGAGATCTATGCATATTGTGTTATGTCAAATCATTTTCACCTTTTAGCAAAAGCTGAGAAAGAAATTATGCCAATATTTATGGCAAAAGTGTTGGGAAGATATGCGAAATATTATAATTATAAGCATGATCGTACTGGTTATGTATTTGAAAATCGATATAATACGCAGTGTATAGAAGATGAAAGGTATTTTTGGAGCTGCTTGCGTTATATTCATATGAATCCAGTAAAAGCAAAAATATGTAGTAACATAATGCAATATGAACATAGCAGCATGAGGGAATATACTGGGAAAAGAAAGAATAGAGAAGTATTATGTGAAAAAGCATTAAAGTTATATGAGGAAAAATTTAAAGATGGGACATCAATTGGAACATTTCATCAGGAAAAGGATGAAAATGTGTTTTTAGATACAGAAGAGGAAGAGTATAGGCAGTATGTAGAATTGGCGTGGGAAATACTTTGGAACATGCAAGAACAAAGACAACTTCAAGGATTGGAGATTTTACAGTTCGTAGAAAGTAGAGTGCAATTCGAAAATGCAGTAAAAGAAAAGCTAGGAGTCTCGAAAAGTTATGTAAAGAGGATTAGAAAACAAATTGAAGGTGAACTTTACACAATTCAAAATGGGACAGGATAA
- a CDS encoding ABC transporter substrate-binding protein, whose product MKKKIVSVLLVAAMAVSMFTGCGSKSDSKKSDSKSGEKTLEVWVPPLDDATEKNWGDLLKDWEKENDCKVNLTVIPWDKYEETYTTALNSGEGPDVGYMYNEMFPTYIDAGAVEDMSSYVTDEDKKEYKYLSNGNMMDGQYGWPLVTGVPFVLYYNEDILNALGEKAPETWDDFARICQEATKDTDGDGKVDQYGFACGMNTSDIGAMQILNAYYYSALWQNGGQVYNDDLKSVSFADEAGKEAVTWLKGLTSYMNEDFMSLSWSDAFSNVFGAGKAAFGITRSSQTDGTTFAETYPDLNWNFVTSLKNKDFGTFGATDCLTLMSACEDKDLAMDFIKYVTGSEFMTAYHAKCPGAALTDSEPYVGDEKMEKIYTEDKDKWHGIQAGPCGTQILNQLAADFQGIMSGETSVDEGLKEAEDYANGLLDEYWANK is encoded by the coding sequence ATGAAAAAGAAAATTGTAAGTGTGCTGTTAGTTGCTGCTATGGCTGTATCTATGTTTACAGGCTGTGGAAGCAAGAGCGACAGCAAAAAATCTGACAGCAAATCTGGCGAGAAGACATTAGAAGTATGGGTACCACCACTTGATGATGCTACAGAGAAGAACTGGGGAGATCTTTTAAAAGACTGGGAGAAAGAAAATGATTGTAAAGTAAATCTTACAGTTATCCCATGGGACAAGTACGAAGAGACTTATACAACAGCTCTGAATTCAGGAGAAGGTCCGGACGTTGGATATATGTACAACGAGATGTTCCCAACATACATCGATGCAGGTGCAGTAGAGGATATGTCTTCTTACGTTACAGATGAAGATAAGAAAGAGTACAAATATCTTTCTAATGGTAATATGATGGATGGACAGTATGGCTGGCCATTAGTAACGGGAGTTCCATTCGTGTTATACTACAATGAAGATATTTTAAATGCACTTGGAGAGAAAGCACCTGAGACATGGGATGACTTTGCAAGAATCTGTCAGGAAGCTACAAAAGATACTGACGGAGATGGAAAAGTTGACCAGTATGGTTTTGCTTGTGGAATGAATACAAGTGATATCGGAGCAATGCAGATTCTGAATGCATACTACTATAGCGCATTATGGCAGAACGGTGGACAGGTTTATAATGACGACCTGAAATCTGTAAGCTTTGCTGACGAGGCTGGAAAAGAAGCAGTTACATGGTTAAAAGGACTTACATCTTACATGAATGAGGACTTTATGTCACTGTCATGGTCTGATGCATTTTCAAATGTATTCGGTGCCGGAAAAGCAGCATTCGGAATTACACGTTCTTCACAGACAGATGGAACAACATTTGCAGAAACATATCCGGATCTGAACTGGAATTTTGTAACTTCACTGAAGAACAAAGACTTTGGAACATTTGGAGCAACAGATTGTCTGACACTGATGTCTGCATGTGAGGATAAAGACCTTGCTATGGACTTCATCAAATATGTAACAGGTTCTGAGTTCATGACAGCATATCATGCAAAATGCCCGGGAGCTGCACTTACAGATAGTGAGCCATATGTAGGTGATGAGAAGATGGAGAAAATCTATACAGAGGATAAAGACAAATGGCATGGAATTCAGGCTGGTCCTTGTGGAACACAGATCCTGAACCAGCTTGCAGCTGATTTCCAGGGAATTATGAGCGGAGAGACAAGCGTTGATGAAGGTCTGAAAGAGGCTGAAGATTATGCAAACGGACTGTTAGATGAATATTGGGCAAATAAATAA
- a CDS encoding DUF4091 domain-containing protein, which yields MSIFDQKVIKYEMKPLSSLEKVFPDETPVYRMECQMLSGLWGETVSFQVAYTGDFVMRERLDVRVVSELAEHVHVRTVEMVPVGRATNGIVDDNYLKTTSGLYPDLLKDLKDGKVIVYSHQWRSLWVDVDITNEIPAGEYEIELQLIKEGEVVCSAKQKVTVIGTELPKLDIMHTEWMHADCLADYYHVEVFSEEHWKLLENYFQEYVKRDCNMMLTPLFTSPLDTAIGLERTTCQLIDVEVKDGEYVFGFEKLKRWIDLCKKCGIEYFEMSHLFSQWGAKYAPKVVATVNGKKEKIFGWHTPAVGEYTKFLESFLPQLTAKLRKWEIADVTYFHISDEPREEHLESYKAAKESLGNMLDGFHTFDALSSYEFYRHGLIDKPVPGNNEIEEFLANGLTDMWTYYCTGQFYEVSNRFMSMPSARNRIYGVQLYKYEIIGVLHWGYNFYNSQYSIEHINPYEVTDAAGAFPSGDPFLVYPGENGQPEESLRMMVHDEAMTDLRALKLLESLTSREHVMELIEGNLPEPLTFKRYPKSDMYLIQLRDRVNREIKELTAERK from the coding sequence ATGAGTATTTTTGACCAGAAAGTAATTAAATATGAAATGAAACCACTGAGTTCTCTGGAAAAGGTATTCCCAGATGAGACTCCGGTATACCGTATGGAATGTCAGATGTTAAGTGGTCTGTGGGGAGAGACGGTATCATTTCAGGTGGCATATACCGGTGATTTTGTAATGCGTGAGCGATTAGATGTGCGCGTAGTTTCTGAGCTTGCAGAGCATGTTCATGTGAGGACGGTGGAGATGGTTCCGGTCGGACGTGCGACAAATGGAATTGTAGATGATAATTATCTGAAGACGACTTCTGGATTGTATCCGGATCTTCTTAAAGATTTAAAGGACGGAAAAGTGATTGTCTATTCACACCAGTGGCGCAGCCTTTGGGTGGATGTGGATATTACAAATGAGATTCCGGCGGGAGAGTATGAGATAGAGCTTCAGCTTATCAAAGAAGGTGAAGTTGTATGTAGTGCAAAACAGAAAGTGACAGTTATCGGAACGGAACTTCCGAAACTGGATATTATGCACACAGAATGGATGCATGCAGATTGCCTGGCGGATTATTATCATGTAGAAGTGTTTTCAGAGGAACACTGGAAGCTTCTGGAAAATTACTTCCAGGAATATGTAAAACGTGATTGTAATATGATGCTGACCCCGTTATTCACTTCGCCGCTTGATACTGCAATTGGACTTGAGAGAACGACTTGTCAGTTGATTGACGTAGAAGTAAAAGATGGAGAGTACGTATTTGGATTTGAGAAGCTGAAGCGCTGGATCGATCTCTGTAAGAAATGTGGAATCGAGTATTTTGAAATGTCACATTTGTTCTCGCAATGGGGAGCAAAATATGCACCGAAGGTTGTTGCAACTGTAAATGGAAAGAAAGAGAAGATTTTTGGCTGGCATACACCGGCGGTCGGGGAATATACAAAATTCCTTGAGAGTTTTCTCCCACAGTTGACAGCAAAGCTAAGAAAATGGGAAATTGCAGATGTGACTTATTTTCACATTTCAGATGAGCCAAGAGAAGAACATTTGGAGTCTTATAAGGCTGCAAAAGAATCTCTTGGAAATATGCTGGACGGATTTCACACATTTGATGCATTATCCAGTTATGAATTTTACCGTCACGGTCTAATTGACAAGCCGGTTCCGGGAAATAATGAAATTGAGGAATTTTTGGCAAATGGTCTGACGGATATGTGGACTTATTATTGTACAGGACAGTTTTATGAAGTAAGTAACCGTTTTATGTCCATGCCGTCTGCGAGAAATCGTATTTACGGTGTGCAGCTGTATAAATATGAAATTATTGGAGTATTACATTGGGGCTATAATTTTTATAACAGCCAGTATTCCATTGAACACATTAATCCATATGAAGTGACAGATGCGGCCGGAGCATTTCCGTCAGGAGATCCATTCCTTGTATATCCAGGTGAAAATGGACAGCCAGAAGAGTCGCTTCGTATGATGGTACATGACGAAGCTATGACAGATCTGCGAGCACTGAAATTACTGGAATCTTTGACAAGTAGAGAGCATGTTATGGAGCTGATTGAAGGGAATCTGCCAGAGCCATTGACATTCAAGCGCTATCCAAAATCCGATATGTATCTGATTCAGTTAAGAGACAGGGTGAATCGTGAGATCAAGGAACTCACGGCTGAACGGAAATAA